Sequence from the Spirochaetota bacterium genome:
CTGAAAAAAAGCCGCGCGGGTATCACGCGCGCGTCGTTGAACACGAGCACGTCCCCGGGGCGCAGATACGACCCCAGTTCGTGGAAACCCGCGTGCTCGAACGCCGGTGGCTCCCGTCGGAGGACGAAAAGGCGCGACTGCTCGCGGGCTTCGGCGGGATGCTGCGCGACAAGCTCGTCGGGAAGGTCGAATTGAAAATCGCTCAGGGTATACATGGATTTTTCCGGCATGTGCTGCTCGAATGGACAGGTGATGCGGGACAGATAAGACTATGCGTCGGGTTCGGTCAAGGAAATATTCGCGCCGGCCCCGGTTTCGCGCCTGGGGCGCGTTCCCTGCGCCGCGCTGCCGCCGATATTTATTATCTGGATACCGCGGTAGTAGTACTTTAATATTTCCCTGTACCCGGCCCCTTTTTCCGCCATTCCCAGGGCGCCCCACTGGCACATGCCCACGCCGTGTCCCCAGCCGTGCCCGTGCAGCGCAAGGCCGTCCCGCGTCTTCACCGCGTCGAACCAGGTGCTCTTGATCTTTTTACCCGGGAAGAGCAGCCTGAACTCGTTGCCCGTGACGACCAGGCGCCCGTTCTTGTGGCTCACCGTCACCGATACGACCCGACCCGCGGACTTCCGGAAGCTCAATCCCGTTATCGTCCCGATACCCTTGTACTTTTTTTCCAGGTAATGGCGCATCTCGTACAGCGTGAGGGACTCGTCCCACGAGAAGTGCGGCGAATTTTTACAGAACTCGCATTTCACGCCGGCGATATACGCCTTGTCCCCGCCTTCCCACACGAGCTTGTCGTCCGCCGTGGCGCCGCCGCAGGTCGAGTGAAAAAAAGCGAGTATGGGCTTGTTGTCGAACGCCGCGATTTCCCCGGATGTCGCCGTGACCGCATGGGTCGTGCGCTCGTTCTCGGCCGAATATCCGCCGTAAACCTGGAAGTGTACAGTCGCGTCCATGTCGAAAATGGCGTCCTTCTTTTCAAGCATGTGGAAATACGCATAGGTCCGCGCGGCTACCGCCTGCGCCTTTATGGCCTCGTCGCTCCAGGCGGGGGACACCTCTTTGGGAACGACGCCGCTCAGGTATTCGTCCATGGTCACGACGTTGACCGCGTAGATGCGTCCCAGCACGTTGTGAAGCTCGATCATGCCGCGGTAACAGGTTCCATTCAGGCACACCGGCGAGCCCCAGGATTCCACGACGACGGGGGTGATCACCTTTTCCGGGTAGAAATACACCTGCGTTCCCTGCCCGTCATAACTGACCTTGCGGGTCTTCAGGTCGCTGATGCGCATCCTGGCCTGCGCCGATACAAGCACCCTCTCGGTGGAATTCGCGACGAGCACGCGCACGTAATTCTTGTCGGCGCCCACGGCCATACTCTGCTTCAGCAGAAATGCGCGCGAAGGCGTGCACGCCGACAGCATGAACAGCGCCGCCGCGCACAGCGCCCCGGCCTTGCCGAAACGGGAGATGGTTCTTCGCGCGGAGGGTGGCATCGGCGACATCATCCCTTGGGGTGGTACTTCTTGTGTATTTTCTGCAGCTCTTTGCGCGCGAGGTGCGTGTACACCTGCGTGGTGGAAATATCGGTATGCCCCAGCAGCTCCTGGACCGAGCGCAGGTCGGCGCCGTTTTCGACCAGATGCGTCGCGAACGAATGGCGCAGGGTGTGCGGGGTGATGTTCTTCCTTATCTCGAGCTTTTCGACGTAGCCCTTCAGCAGCCTCCATACCGATTTTCGGTTCAGCATGGAGCCCTTCTTGCTGATGAACACGTAATCGCTCAGACGCTCCCCGAGTATATCGGACCGCGAATCCTTTATATATTTTTTCAGGAGCCGCATCGCCTCGTCGCCAAAGGGCACCATGCGCTCCTTGTCGCCCTTACCTTTCACGCGTATGAACCTGTTTTCGAAATCCATGTCCGACAGCGCCAGCTCCACCGCCTCGGAGATGCGCAGCCCGCACGAATACAGGAGCTCGAAGATGGCCTTGTCCCTGAGCCCGTAGGGGTCCCCCTCGGAGATCGAGACGAACAGCGTTTCGATTTCCTTTTCGGTCAGGAAATCGGGAAGCGACTTTTCCACCTGCGGTGTGCCGATCTTGCTCGCGGGATTCTCCATGCTCCCCATCGTATCGGACACGAAATTGTAAAACTGGCGTATTGCGGCCAGGGAGCGCGCGAGCGTGCGCGAAGAATTGTGCTTCTTTGTTTTCTCGAATTTCAGGAATTTCTGGACGTCCTCGTGGGTCGCGGCAAGTATGTCCTTATTGGTCTTCGAAAGAAATTCGCTGAATTTTTTCAAGTCATACGTGTAGGAATAGATCGAGTTCGCCGAAAGGCCTTTTTCGGTCTGCAGGAAGCGTTTGAATTTTTTGAGTGCCTGGATATCCTTCAAGATAGCCCCTCCACTGGGATAAATAAGCCATCGCTATTGACGCGCGCCGCTGGGAATTCCCCGGTATTCAACGTCCGGGGGGTCGCGCTCATGGTTCGGCGAACGATTCGAAAACCCGTGACGACCCGGCCTGAACCAGTTTAAATATCGGCCGTTTCCGAATTATGTCTTAATAGCGTAATGGAAATATTTTTCATACGGTGCAAGAGTGGAAAAAGGGGGGTTGATACAAATTAATATATTAAATCATAAAATTTGTTGACTATTCGTAGCGCAACGCATCTATGGGCTTGAGCTTCGAGGCCTTGCTGGCCGGGTAGTACCCGAAAAAGATGCCCACCGCGCAGGAGAAAAGGAACGCCACCAGCACCGAGAACGTGGAGAACAGGAACTCCCAGCCCACGCCAAGGGCGATCGCGTAGTATACGCCCAACCCGATGAGAATGCCCACGATTCCCCCGCCCGAGCTCAGGGTCACCGCCTCGATCAGGAATTGAACCAGGATGTCGCGCTTCTTGGCCCCGATCGCCATCCGTATCCCTATCTCCCTGGTGCGCTCGCTCACCGACACCAGCATGATATTCATGATGCCGATGCCGCCCACCACGAGGGAAATCGAGGCTATCCCCGCGAGGAGCATGGCAAGCGTCTGGGAGATGTACTCCGCCATCTGGAGCTGCTCCTTGCTCGTCGTGATGGTGAAGTCGTCGGGCACCCCCGCCGCGAGTCCCCTGTCCGTGCGGATAAAGCTGCGCACCTCGTTTTCCGTTTTTTCCACCATGCGCTCATTGAAGCTGGCGATGAATATCTCGTTGAAATCGTTCCTTCCCACGATTTTTACGGACGCGGTAGTATACGGCATTACCAGTACGTTATCCTGGTCCCTTCCGGAGAATGCCTGGCCTTGTTCCGCCAGGCAGCCGATCACCTGAAACGGAATATTATTGACCTGGATGACCTTGCCTATCGGGTTGACAGCCCCGAAAAGCTCCACACGGACCGTGTTGCCTATGACCACCACCTTTTCACGAGAGAGTATCTCGATGTCGGTAAAATATCTGCCGAGCAGGAGCGGCCATTCCTTAATCCTGAAAAAGTCGTTATTCACGCCCCGGATGCGGCTTTGCAGAAGCACGCCCTGGTACTTGGTGTTCACGATCGCGCGCCCGACCATGGGAGAGATGTATTTGATGGAAGAAACGGCGCGCTTGATATCATCTATATCCTTTACGGTGAAACTCTTCTTCTTGCTTTCGAGCCCCATCGCGTTGGAGCCGTACGTGAATATCTTTTCCCGGACGGCCACGCGGGCGCTGTTCCCGATGCCCACCATCATTATCACCGAAGCGACGCCGATAATGACGCCAAGGCTCGTGAGCGCCGAACGCATCTTGTTCCGGCTCAGGGAGCGGACGGCCGTATGCATAAGGTTCTGGAAATTCATGAACGCCTCTTTCCCGTTTTGGCGGCGACCCTGGTCTTCGGTATCGGCGCATCGTCGATTATGTGGCCGTCCCTGAATACGATCTTGCGATCGGTAAAGGCCGCGACATCCGGCTCGTGGGTCACCAGGATAATCGTGATTCCCGTTTCACGGTTAAGCCGCGTGAATATGCCCATCACCTCGTCCGAATTCCTCGTATCCAGGTTGCCGGTGGGCTCGTCGGCGAGTATGATGGCGGGGTCGTTAATCAACGAGCGCGCGATCGCGACGCGCTGCTGCTCGCCGCCGGACAGCCGATTGGGATGATGGTGTTCCCTGCCCTGGAGACCCACCAGGCCGAGCAATTCATTCGCCTTGCGCTTCATCTCGCGGGGCTGCATGTCGTGGCGGTACATCATGGGAAGCTCCACGTTTTCCAGCGCCGATGTTCGGGAGAGCAGGTTGAATCCCTGGAAGACGAACCCTATCTTGAGATTGCGGATCTCCGCCTTCTGATCGTCGTCAAGCGCCATGCCATTGACGCCGTCAAGGATGTACGTGCCGGAGGTGTGCGTGTCGAGGAAGCCGATTATATTCATGAGCGTCGATTTTCCGGAACCGGAGGCGCCCATGATCGCGACGAATTCACCGCGCTCGACCGTAAGCGAAATTCCCCGCAGTGCCTTGACGCTCACCTCCTCGCTCAGCTGGTAGGTCTTTACCAGGTCGCGGATTTCTATGACCTTGTCGCGCATGCCGTCCCTTATATCTTGTCCTTGACCTTGAGCTTTTTGTCCATCCTGATCAGGACCTCGTCGCCTTCCTTAAGCTGGCCGGATTCGATCTCTGTAAAGCTGTCTCCCACAAGCCCCGGCTTGACCTCGACGCGCTTTATCGGTGAAGCTTCCATGGCCGCGCCCTGCTTTTTCCAGAGATACTTTTTACCGGGTTCGCCTTCCGAGCCGGCAGGATTCACTACGAAGGCCTGGTTGGCGACCCTGTACACGTTTTTTTTCTGCGCGACGATGACCACCGCCGTCGCCGTCATTCCCGGTTTGAGTTTGAGATCGTTATTATCGCAGTTCACCACTGCCTGGTAGACAACCAAGCCTCCCACCGTTATGGGACTGAATCGAACCTGGTCGATTTTTCCCTCGAAGGTGTCGTTGGGATATGCGCTTACGGTAAACGTAACCTTCTGGCCTTTCTGTATCTTCCCGATGTCGGATTCATCCACATTGATAGTGAGACTCATCTTCCGCAAGTCCGCGGCGACCACGAAGAGTTTCTTACTCACCGTCACCACGTCCATCGGCCGTATATCGACCGAGATCACGGTTCCCTCCGTGGGAGAGAGGATGGTAGTGTTCCCCTTGTTGCTCATCACGATATCATATTCAATCTGAAACTGCTGGAGGGCGGCCTGGATCTTCTTGAAATTGAGCTCGGCCTGCTCCAGGTCCTTCTGCGAGATGAGGTTTTCGCCAAAAAGCCTTTTCCTGGTGGCCAGGTCCATCTGCGCGCCCTCAAGGTCAAGGCGCGCCCTCTCCAATTGCGCCGCGACCCTCATCCCCTGCTGGTCGAGCTCCGATGAGTCGATGGTCGCGAGCAGCTGGTATTTCCCCACTCTCTGGTTATAATCGGTGAGCACCTGGCTCACCACCCCATTGATTTTAGAAAGCACCATTATGGAATTCACCACGTCAAGGGTCCCCGTAACCGAGATGGACTTGAGCACCTCGCCCTTCGAGACGGTATCATACTGGTAGACCATGTCACCGGTCCCGCTACAAGATCGGGTCAGGATGAATACCAGCACGCAGATGCCGAGCACGATTATTCCAAGCATGACGCGCCGGCGGGCAAGATTTTTCAGCGAATCGATTATTTGCATAATTGCTCCTCTTTCACGCCCACGGAATTGGCCAGCCTCGCCAATGCGATGAGATAGTCATAGCGGGCCTTATAGGAATACAGGTCCGCATTGATAAGGGAGGACTCGGCATCCTGCAGGTCCAGCTGCGAGCCCAGACCGTTTTCATAACTCTTCGTGGCGAGCTTAACATGGTTTTCGGCGTTTACCTTCATGAGCTTCGCAAGTTCCACCTGTCTCTTCAGCTCCGCCATGGATTGTATGAAATTTTGTATCAGCGCCCTGTTCGTTACCGTTACCTGACGCTCGGCATAAAAGGTCTTGCGGTAGTCCGCCTTGGCCGAATCGATCCGTCCGCTTATCAGGCCCCCGGAGTATAGGGGCATCCTGGCCTGGAGCGCAACGTGAAAAGTAGGCTTCCATTTATCCGGCCCCAGGTTGTCCTGGATGCCCCCTTGTCCCTGCAAGTTCCGGTTTTCCATGCCGAACGCGGTAACCACGTCTACGGACGGATTTCTGTTCGCCTTCTCAGCGTCGATATTTATTTTCTGGATCGTGCGGTTGAGCCGCGCAATCCGTATTTCCGGATACTCGTCTTCGGCGATATCGTACAACTGGTCCAGCGTGAATCGTAATTCAGGGAGCGAATCCACCGGGATGGGGACTACCGTGAAATCCTCCCCGGGGACGCCTATTGCGGTCAAGAGCTCCGTGCGCGCAAAGCTTTCAAGGTTGATCGCACGCTCGTAATCGAGGTTGGCGTTCGCCAGGTCCACCTCCGCTTTCGTGACGTCGAGTATGGGACGCTGGCCGTTTCGAAAGAGCATCCGGGTCTTATCGAGCTTCGTGCCGTACTTCCCCCGCAGATCATCCTTGAGGGCCACGGACTGGCGCGCGAAAAGGAAGTCGTAATAGGCAACCTTCACGTTCAGCAGTACCTTTGATTTTATACGCAACTGGTTTATCTGCGCCAGCGAAATGCCCAGGCGGGCCATCATCTGTTTTTCGCCCTTCGTGGCGTCATAAATATTGTACGCGGCCGTTGCGCCCGCGAATAACCCTATGCTGGTATCCTTGCCCGGAACATTGAAATTGCCGGTGGACTTGCCGGTTTTCAGGATTTCCACGGTTTTCACTTCACCGTTCACGATAACGCTGTTCGGCGCCTTTGACACGCCATAGCTCGCTTCCGCCTTTTTCGATTCCTCCAGGGAAATCCGGATCTCGGGATGGTTTTCCATGGCCATTGCGATGCATTCTTCGAGCGAAACCTGGCGCTCCTGGGCATTCGCGGTAAGGCCGGTCATGACGCAAAAAAGAAGCGCGCAGATACAATTACGTATGTTCATCGAATTACCTGTTTATCAAGGCTCTTGCTGCAGGTACAAGAATATCATGAGATCATTCACACGACAGGCCTGTCAATCATATAAGGTGGCCCCGCATTAATATTTGATCTCCCCCTCCGGGCGCGTTTCGGCCTTTGCGCCGATACGGGAACTGCCCCGGACATCTTCCGAACGAAATGGCTGAGTAGCACATGCCCCGCCGTATCCGGAGAGTCGGGTCGTGCCGGGTCTTTTTCGAACGCCATCTAAAAAAAACATTGACACTGCCCTGCGTTCGCTTATGAAGGTTTAATTCAAGGCTGCTGGCGTAGCTCAATCGGTAGAGCAGCTGATTTGTAATCAGCTTGTTGGGGGTTCAATTCCTCTCGCCAGCTATCGCGAGGTGAGGTTCCCGAGCGGCCAAAGGGATCAGACTGTAAATCTGACGGCGATGCCTTCGATGGTTCGAATCCATCCCTCACCAAAAAAGCTACCTGTTCAGGTAGCTTTTCGTTTTTATCCTGGATAAACCGTCAGCCCGCTATCTGGTTCAGTTCCCCCAGCATCTTGCTGATCTCCCCGTCCTGAAGCCCGTGAGCACGCGCCCCCTGCTCGATGGTTTCGTATATCCCGATATGGCACCCGATGCAATGCAACCCATAGCCGGCGAGAACCCCCCCAGCCTGTGGAAACGCCTTTATAAGTTCTCCGAACGTCATAGCGCCGGTTATCTTGTCCTGCATTCTCCGCTCCTCCACTCTATAATTGGATAAATATAAAACATCGGTGCCCGATCGTCCAGATTTTTTTCCGATATTTGGCGCCCCGGTCGAAAAATCGGGTTGAACATCCTTCGAAAGGAGATAATCAGGATAGAGATCAGGATCGCCAGGAGGAGAAACATGGTTACCGCTCAGGACCGCGCGCGCTACGCGCGCCAGATGATTATCCCCGGGTGGGGCGAGGCAGCACAGGAAAAGCTTGCACGCGCCACGGTGTTCATTGCAGGCTGCGGCGGGCTGGGAAGCCCCGTGTCCTTATATCTCGCGGCCGCGGGGGTGGGGACGATCATCGTCTGTGATTCCGATTCAGTCGAGATCACCAATCTAAACCGCCAGCTCCTTCACGATTTTTCGCGTATCGGAACCCCTAAATCCGATTCAGCGTTTAAAACGCTTTCGGCGCTCAATGCGGAGATCAGCATCGTTCCGGTCAGGGAAAAAATCACGAAGAAAAACGCCGCATCGCTTATACGCGGCGCCGGGCTCATCATGGACTGCCTCGATAATTTCGAAACACGCCACATACTTAATTTGGTTTCAGTGCGCGAGGGAATACCGCTTGTCCACGCGGGGATCGAGGGCATGCAGGGCCAAGTGACGTTCCTCCAGCCGCCCCTCACCCCCTGCCTTGCCTGTTTCCAGCCCGAAAGCCCCGGCAAAAAAGCGGTGCCGGTTCTGGGCGCCACCGCGGGCATACTCGGCTCCCTGCAGGCCCTTGAGGCGATAAAATATATTACCGGGCTGGGGACGACCCTGGCCAACCGTCTGCTGTTCTGGGACGGTGCGGAGATCCGCTGGGCTTCGATCTCAATTTCGAGGAACCCCAAATGCAAGGTGTGCCGGTCCATTCACCCCTGAGCTGCCGAATGAAACGGAAATATTTAAATCCGGGGTTGGGGACCGATATTGACTCGCAGTCATTCCACGCGTATCGCCGTTAAAAATCCGCCTGCATCACGGAATTTCGGCGTCCCGCCCCCAAGGAAATGCATTGAAAAAATCACGGAGAATCCTGCACGGCCGATAAACGGGAAACGATCCCGAACAGGGACCGTTTCCCGGAAAAAGGCGCCTTACATGCGCGCCCTGACTGACCGAAAACCCGGGCAGCCTTAGAGCCGCTCGATGAGGACAGCCGCCCCCATCCCTCCGCCGACACACAGGGTTGCGATACCATACGTCTTATTCCTGCGCGCGAGCTCGTTGATGAGCGAGATCACGAGGCGTGCGCCCGTGCACCCCACCGGGTGTCCCAGCGCGATACCCGATCCGTTCACGTTGACCTTAGTCCGGTCCAGTCCCAGTCCCTTCTCGACGGACAGGTACTGGGCGGCGAACGCCTCGTTACACTCGATGAGATCGATGTCGGAAAGCTTTTTTCCCGTTTTCTTGAGAAGTTTCTGAATGGCGGGCACCGGGCCGTAACCCATCAGGTGCGGTTCAACCCCTGCGATGGCGTTCCCCGCTATCCTCGCGAGCGGCTTGGCCCCCAGTTCCTTGGCCTTAGCAATCGAGGTAACGACCATTGCCGCGGCGCCGTCATTCAATCCCGACGAATTTCCGGCCGTGACGGTACCCGTCTTTTTGAAGACCGGCTTGAGCGCAGCGAGACTCTCCCTGGTGATGTCGCGGCGTGCGTGTTCATCGGTGGTGAACATCTTGGGCTCACCCTTGCGCTGGGGGATGGGAACCGGGATGATCTCGTCCTTGAATCTGCCGCCGTCTATCGCGGCGATCGCCTTCTGGTGGCTCTCGAACGCGACCTGGTCCTGCTCATCGCGGGTTATCGAGTACTTCTCCGCGAGGTTTTCCGCCGTCTGTCCCATGATAAATGCCTCACCAAGCAGGCCGCTGCCCGAATGAAGGAGCTCCCACATCGTGTCAGTCATTTCCGCATGCTGGAGCCGTGCGCCCCAGCGGGCCTTCTTTAAAACATAGGGGGCATTGCTCATCGATTCCACACCGCCCGCGAGCACGATCTCCGAGTCGCCACACTTGATCTGCTGCGAGGCAAAAATGAGCGCCTGCATCCCAGAGGCGCATTGCCGCTGGATCGTGGTCGCCGGCACCTCCATGGGTATTCCGGCCTTGAGCGCGGCCGTACGCGCCGTGTTCGCTTCATCCGAGGTCTGGATACAATCGCCGAATATAACGTCGTCCAACGCGCCGCCCGCAACCCCTGCGCGCTTAAGGGCCTCATTCATAACCAGCGCCGCAAGCTGGAACGCGCGCACGTCCCTGAGGGTCTGCCCAAAGCTTCCGATGGGCGTTCTGCATCCCGATATAATGACTACTTCCCGCGAATCCATAATGAAGGTTCCTCCTGCTTGTTTTTGCCCACCTTAGGAAATGAGTGCTGATTTTCAACAATAAATTTTAGACATTGTAAGGCATAACGCAAACGGCACCTATCGGTGCCGTTTGTTTCGAATGTTTAGCCCTTAGTCAGGCAGTTATGCCTATTTTGCTTCTTTCGCCTTCAGCCTGTTCTGCGCAACCGCGAGCTTCGCAAGCGGAATCGAATACGGCGAACATGATACGTAATTAAGCCCGGCCCGCATGCAGAACTCGATATTCTCGGGATCGGCGCCGTGCTCCCCGCAAAGGCCCATTTTCAAATTGGGCCTGCTGAGTCTGCCGCGCATCGCGGCAATCTCAATGAGTTCCTTCACCTGGTCGCCCAGCACCTTGAACGGATTGTTCTTCACGAGATCGTACAGTGTATAGCTCGGGAAGAATGAATTGACGTCGTCGCGCGAAAGGCCGTACGTCGTCTGTGTAAGGTCGTTCGTCCCGAAGCTGAAGAACTCCGCGTACTGGGCGATTGAACCCGCACCCAAGGCCGCTGCCGGAAGCTCGATCATGGTTCCCACGCTGTATTCGAGCTCGCTCATGCCGTATTCATCAAGTACCTCGTCCCGGATATCACGTATCCCCTTGACAACCTTGCCCTCGATCTTCTTTCCGTTCTTGATGAACTTAAGCTCGGTCTCCGTCATCACGATAGGTATCATGATTTCCGGATGGACATTGATGCCTTCCTTCTTGAGCATGAGGGCCGCCTCGAAAATCGCGCGGCACTGCATTTCGTATATCTCCGGATAGGTGATGGCCACGCGGCATCCCCGGTGTCCCAGCATGGGATTCATCTCGGAAAGCTCTTCGCAGCGGGCCTTTATTTCGGCCGGCTTCATCCCCTTGTTCCGTGTCTGCATGTACTTAATGAACTCGGCCATGCTGGCTTCTGTCCGCGGCAGGAACTCGTGGAGCGGGGCATCAAGCAGCCTGATGGTCACCGGGAAACCCACCATTATTTTGAAGAGATCGTAGAAATCCCCCCGCTGCATGGGTTTTAACTGCTCCAGGACCTTGCGGCGCTCGGCCTCGTCGTCGGCCAGGATCATCTCGCGAAACTTCATGATTCGCTTTTCATGGAAGAACATATGCTCGGTGCGGCACAACCCGATCCCCGCGGCATTGAATTCGCGCGCCACCTTGGCATCGCGCCCCAGGTCGGCATTGGCACGAACGTTGAAGTCGTCTATAAAGTGCTCAACGATACTCAGGAAATCGAGCAGCCCGTTCTCCTTGAAATTGGGTTCAATGAGACCGACCTTGCCCAGGTACAGGGTGGGCGCCTCATAGTAAGGCACATTGATCGATACATAATCACCCTCGTTCACCGTCTTTCCCGCCAGGGTGAACGCCGTCCCCCTGATCTTCATCTCCGGCTGGACCATCGCGACCTTGCCCAGGCTGCGCGCCACGACGGGCGCATGTGAGGAGAATCCGCCCTCCGAGGTGATGACGCCGCGCGCCACTTCTATCGCCTTGACGTCCTCCGCGTAGGAAGAGAGCATGACCAGGATCATGTTCGTGTCGCCGCCGTGCATGACGGCGCGCCTGTATTCTTCGAGAAGCTTGGGCGTCGAGAAGAACACACGCCCGATAGCCGCACCCGTGGATCCGGCGATGCCGCCTTTTATGCTTTTGATCCCGGCTATGGTACGCGGATCTATGACGGGATGCAGCAGCTCGTTCAACTGGTTGGGATTGATTTTACTGACAAGGTAATCCTCGGTGATGCTTTTACGCTTGCACAGGTCGAGGAGTGTTTTGATATGGGACTGAGTCGACTTCTCGTCCACATCGCGTTGTTCTACCAGCCAGAAGTCCCCTTCCTCGATGGTGAACTTGATCTCGCGGATCTCTTTGAAGTTTTCTTCCACCTTCTTGCCAATATCGGCGAGCTTATCGAAATACTTTTTATCTATCTTCGATATTTCCTTCGGTTTGGCGCGATCGATATCGAACTCGTTCTGCAGATAGCTTCCCTGGATGACCGGTTCACCCATGATGATATTTCGTGTGAAGTAGTTTCCGGAATAAGAATTCTCCCCGTAATTGCCGTACACCATCACCTGGACCATGATCGAGAGCGAATTATCGACGTCTATTTCCGAATCGCAGTACTTGGCCGCCGCGCCCTTGAGAATGAGGCTCAACTGGTCGTACACATCCTCGCTGAATTTATCGCCCAGGAACTTTTTATAATCATCGACGACTTTTTTCAGCTCCGCCGCCTTCGGCTTTACGAGTTTTCCTTCGATCTTATCAAAATCAGCGGCGGGGATGCCATGGATCTTCGTTCCCGCACTGCGCAGCATGAACCGGTATTCCCCGAACGCGAAATCCCGCCCGGTGGACACCCCGAACCCCTCGACCGTCTTGTCATTCAAGCCGATATTGTGAATCGAAGGGAAATTCGGAACATTCAAATCGGAGCTGAGTACCACTTTAAGTAGGAGCGGCTTCTTGGGGTCGCCGAATATTTTCTTGGTTTCCTTGTTTAAGCGCTCGATGTGGGGTTTCAGGATTTCCTTCAGATTGATCTTCGGAAGCTTCTGCGTCAGCTCCGAATCAATGATAAATCCCGGGGCTATGGGAAGCCCCATGACGGCGAGCTCCACGGCGCGCTTGCCCCGTATGCCGCATCTCTTCTTCAGCTTATCGTCGACATCTTTGAGATCCTTATTAAAATAAATTATGTTTTCCATTACCTGCCGTACCCCCTGTGTGTGAATAGATTTTCTTCAGGAATCCTTCCCCAAACTCCTAGAAAAGGTTTAAAACCTTGCCCACGTCGAGTTTCAGAAACTGCTCATACCGGGGACTCGCGCCTTCGTACAGATACTTCTGCAGTTTCGAAACCCCGCGGATATTTTCGCCGGCGACCTGGAAGAAAATCGGATCCCCGTGTTTTACCTTGCCCCACTTGAACAGGGTGTTGATGTCGTTGATGATTTCATTATCGTAGAAGATGAGCACATCCAGTTCAGGGAATGATGTCGTGAAGCTCTCGATGATCTTCTTCCATGCCTCGACGTTCCCGTTGTGGAAAAGCTCGTTCGAAACCTGCACCGAGTACTTGGGCGTCATGTTCTTCTTCGCAACGTCGGCCGCCGCCTGCGCCGGACTTTGCACCGGCGCCTGTGCCGGCCTGGGCGCTTCAACCTTGGGCGCGACGGTCGTATCGATGAACTCCTTGTTGATGAACACGTCTTTGCCGGCCAGCATCTCTTCCACTGCCTTTATCACCTCGGCCTCGATCTTTTTGCTTTTCTCGGCCTTGCGATGGCTTGCATAAATCACCACCAGTTGATCCTTGGTGAGCTCCCTTGCCCGGTCCCAACTGGCAGCCCTCTTGGGATTTATGAGCACTATCTCGCCCCCCGGATTATAGTAGACCAGAAGTATTTCAACTGCGGTCCACTTTGCGGTCTCTCCCGCGATTTTGCTGAAATCGGTTATAGTCACCTGGACGTTGCATGAATCGTATGAATAGCCGTATTTATCCCTGATGACCGCGCCCACGATTGGCAGGACCTGATCCTTCACCATTTCCTTGGCATCCATCTGAGCATTGATCACATCCGCCAGGTTCTTTTTGGCCTCCAACTCGTCGACGATTTCGTTGACCTTGAAGAAATGATTGAGTGCCTTATTGAAATTGCTTCTCGTCGCCAGCGTATA
This genomic interval carries:
- a CDS encoding efflux RND transporter periplasmic adaptor subunit, which encodes MQIIDSLKNLARRRVMLGIIVLGICVLVFILTRSCSGTGDMVYQYDTVSKGEVLKSISVTGTLDVVNSIMVLSKINGVVSQVLTDYNQRVGKYQLLATIDSSELDQQGMRVAAQLERARLDLEGAQMDLATRKRLFGENLISQKDLEQAELNFKKIQAALQQFQIEYDIVMSNKGNTTILSPTEGTVISVDIRPMDVVTVSKKLFVVAADLRKMSLTINVDESDIGKIQKGQKVTFTVSAYPNDTFEGKIDQVRFSPITVGGLVVYQAVVNCDNNDLKLKPGMTATAVVIVAQKKNVYRVANQAFVVNPAGSEGEPGKKYLWKKQGAAMEASPIKRVEVKPGLVGDSFTEIESGQLKEGDEVLIRMDKKLKVKDKI
- a CDS encoding SpoIID/LytB domain-containing protein encodes the protein MMSPMPPSARRTISRFGKAGALCAAALFMLSACTPSRAFLLKQSMAVGADKNYVRVLVANSTERVLVSAQARMRISDLKTRKVSYDGQGTQVYFYPEKVITPVVVESWGSPVCLNGTCYRGMIELHNVLGRIYAVNVVTMDEYLSGVVPKEVSPAWSDEAIKAQAVAARTYAYFHMLEKKDAIFDMDATVHFQVYGGYSAENERTTHAVTATSGEIAAFDNKPILAFFHSTCGGATADDKLVWEGGDKAYIAGVKCEFCKNSPHFSWDESLTLYEMRHYLEKKYKGIGTITGLSFRKSAGRVVSVTVSHKNGRLVVTGNEFRLLFPGKKIKSTWFDAVKTRDGLALHGHGWGHGVGMCQWGALGMAEKGAGYREILKYYYRGIQIINIGGSAAQGTRPRRETGAGANISLTEPDA
- a CDS encoding ABC transporter ATP-binding protein; amino-acid sequence: MRDKVIEIRDLVKTYQLSEEVSVKALRGISLTVERGEFVAIMGASGSGKSTLMNIIGFLDTHTSGTYILDGVNGMALDDDQKAEIRNLKIGFVFQGFNLLSRTSALENVELPMMYRHDMQPREMKRKANELLGLVGLQGREHHHPNRLSGGEQQRVAIARSLINDPAIILADEPTGNLDTRNSDEVMGIFTRLNRETGITIILVTHEPDVAAFTDRKIVFRDGHIIDDAPIPKTRVAAKTGKRRS
- a CDS encoding FtsX-like permease family protein, with product MNFQNLMHTAVRSLSRNKMRSALTSLGVIIGVASVIMMVGIGNSARVAVREKIFTYGSNAMGLESKKKSFTVKDIDDIKRAVSSIKYISPMVGRAIVNTKYQGVLLQSRIRGVNNDFFRIKEWPLLLGRYFTDIEILSREKVVVIGNTVRVELFGAVNPIGKVIQVNNIPFQVIGCLAEQGQAFSGRDQDNVLVMPYTTASVKIVGRNDFNEIFIASFNERMVEKTENEVRSFIRTDRGLAAGVPDDFTITTSKEQLQMAEYISQTLAMLLAGIASISLVVGGIGIMNIMLVSVSERTREIGIRMAIGAKKRDILVQFLIEAVTLSSGGGIVGILIGLGVYYAIALGVGWEFLFSTFSVLVAFLFSCAVGIFFGYYPASKASKLKPIDALRYE
- the xerD gene encoding site-specific tyrosine recombinase XerD — protein: MLKDIQALKKFKRFLQTEKGLSANSIYSYTYDLKKFSEFLSKTNKDILAATHEDVQKFLKFEKTKKHNSSRTLARSLAAIRQFYNFVSDTMGSMENPASKIGTPQVEKSLPDFLTEKEIETLFVSISEGDPYGLRDKAIFELLYSCGLRISEAVELALSDMDFENRFIRVKGKGDKERMVPFGDEAMRLLKKYIKDSRSDILGERLSDYVFISKKGSMLNRKSVWRLLKGYVEKLEIRKNITPHTLRHSFATHLVENGADLRSVQELLGHTDISTTQVYTHLARKELQKIHKKYHPKG